In Sander vitreus isolate 19-12246 chromosome 12, sanVit1, whole genome shotgun sequence, the following proteins share a genomic window:
- the cdc20 gene encoding cell division cycle protein 20 homolog, with translation MAQFGFENDIHSILKLDMPITNAPMARWQRKASSSNTSALNGLSPGKSANVSLSSSKTPSKTPGKNKKQTPSKMGGDRFIPTRNSKQMDVASFLLSKENEPVDTNNTTGTSESQKAWSMSLNGYNIEDAKILHLGGKPLNAPEGYQNNLKVLYSQGATPASVKKTRYISSTPDKILDAPDLRNDFYLNLIDWSSRNVLAVALHNSVYLLDASQGDITLLMKLESEDIYICSLSWTKEGTYLAIGTSDCKIQLWDVYNQKRLRSLVSHTSRVASLSWNDHVLTSGSRSGHIHHHDVRVADHHIFTLTGHSQEVCGLKWSPDGRYLASGGNDNLVYVWPRMQEGTTGNSVQCWSDHQGAVKALAWCPWQPNILASGGGTSDRHIRIWNVNSGSCISSLDTQSQISSLLFSPNYKELVSAHGYAHNNVVIWKYPALTRVAELKGHEDRVLSLILSPDCSTIATVAGDETIRMWKSFEVDPVKKAKERLVKSTSSVIHQSIR, from the exons ATGGCACAGTTTGGGTTTGAGAACGACATCCATAGCATCTTGAAGCTGGATATGCCCATCACAAACGCTCCCATGGCAAGGTGGCAGAGGAAGGCCAGCTCATCAAACACATCCGCCTTGAACGGGTTGTCGCCTGGCAAATCTGCCAATGTGTCGCTCAGTTCATCAAAAACGCCGAGCAAAACACCAG gcaaaaataaaaagcagacaCCCTCTAAGATGGGCGGCGATCGCTTCATTCCCACCAGAAACAGCAAACAAATGGATGTAGCAAGTTTTCTGCTCTCAAAAGAGAACGAGCCTGTGGACACAAACAATACAACGGGAACATCA GAAAGCCAGAAAGCCTGGTCTATGTCACTAAATGGATACAACATTGAAGATGCAAAGATCCTTCACCTAGGAGGGAAACCACTGAATGCTCCAGAAG GCTATCAAAACAACTTGAAGGTCCTCTACAGTCAGGGTGCAACCCCTGCCTCTGTCAAAAAGACAAGATACATATCTTCAACTCCTGACAAAATCCTGGATGCTCCTGATCTTCGAAATGATTTCT ATTTGAATCTGATTGACTGGAGCAGTCGAAATGTGCTCGCTGTGGCACTTCATAACAGTGTTTACCTGTTGGATGCCTCTCAAGGAGATATCACTCTCCTCATGAAGTTGGAAAGTGAGGACATCTACATCTGCTCACTATCCTGGACCAAAGAGGGAACCTACCTAGCTATCGGCACCAGTGACTGCAAAATTCAG ttGTGGGATGTTTACAACCAGAAGCGTCTACGCAGCTTGGTCAGCCATACATCTAGAGTTGCTTCCCTGAGCTGGAATGACCATGTTCTCACCAG TGGCTCGAGATCGGGACACATCCACCATCATGATGTGAGGGTGGCAGATCACCACATCTTCACGCTTACTGGTCACTCACAGGAGGTGTGTGGGCTAAAGTGGTCACCTGATGGGCGATACCTGGCCAGTGGAGGCAATGATAACTTGGTTTATGTATGGCCACGTATGCAGGAGGGCACCACCGGCAACTCGGTCCAATGCTGGAGTGATCATCAAGGAGCTGTGAAG GCTTTGGCCTGGTGTCCGTGGCAGCCAAATATCCTCGCATCTGGAGGTGGTACCAGTGACCGTCACATCCGCATCTGGAATGTTAACAGTGGCTCCTGCATCAGTTCACTTGACACTCAGTCCCAG atcTCATCACTTTTGTTTTCACCCAACTACAAAGAGCTTGTCTCTGCCCATGGATATGCCCACAACAATGTTGTTATCTGGAAGTACCCTGCTCTCACCAGGGTTGCAGAGCTCAAGG GCCACGAGGACAGAGTTCTCAGTTTGATTCTGAGTCCAGACTGCTCGACTATTGCGACTGTTGCTGGAGATGAGACTATCCGCATGTGGAAGAGCTTTGAAGTGGATCCTGTTAAGAAGGCCAAGGAGAGGCTGGTCAAATCAACTAGCAGTGTAATTCATCAGTCAATCAGATAG
- the elovl1a gene encoding elongation of very long chain fatty acids protein 1a, with protein sequence MIREAVSNILKFHDYILMRTDVRIRDYPLMQDPIHMTAILLAYVFLSIYVGPRLMANRKPLCLNTSMIVYNLSMVLLNAYIVYEFMMAGWATTYTWRCDLVDTSTRPETLRMIRVCWLFYFSKYIELLDTLFFVLRKKHSQITFLHVFHHSFMPWTWWWGITLTPAGGMGCFHAMVNAAVHVIMYFYYLLSAAGPRFQKYLWWKKYMTAIQLTQFVLVSVHISQYYFMEKCDYQIPMWIHLIWMYGVFFFLLFSNFWIQAYIKGKRLPAVKDKPKQNGSTSEPIAVVANGKHLENGNGHHHTNGKILLGKVKEI encoded by the exons ATGATTCGAGAAGCTGtatcaaacattttaaaattccaCGATTATATACTGATGAGGACTG ACGTCCGAATCAGAGACTACCCACTGATGCAGGACCCTATACATATGACCGCCATCCTGTTGGCCTATGTCTTCCTCTCAATTTACGTTGGACCGCGCCTGATGGCAAACCGCAAACCCCTCTGtctcaacacatccatgattgtCTACAACCTCAGCATGGTTTTACTGAATGCCTACATAGTGTATGag TTCATGATGGCTGGATGGGCCACCACCTACACGTGGAGATGTGACCTCGTTGACACCTCGACCCGACCAGAGACTTTACGG ATGATTCGAGTGTgttggttgttttatttttcaaaatacatCGAACTCCTTGACACA ctatTTTTTGTGCTGAGAAAGAAACATAGCCAGATCACATTTCTCCACGTGTTTCATCACTCCTTCATGCCCTGGACATGGTGGTGGGGCATCACCCTGACTCCTG CTGGAGGAATGGGTTGCTTCCATGCCATGGTGAATGCTGCCGTCCATGTCATCATGTACTTCTACTACCTACTttctgcagcaggaccacgCTTCCAGAAATAcctgtggtggaagaagtacatGACCGCCATTCAGCTT ACACAGTTTGTTCTGGTCTCCGTCCACATCAGCCAGTACTACTTCATGGAGAAGTGTGACTACCAGATTCCCATGTGGAtccacctgatttggatgtatggcgtcttcttcttcctcctcttctccaaCTTTTGGATCCAGGCCTACATTAAGGGAAAGCGACTTCCTGCCGTAAAGGACAAGCCGAAACAGAACGGCTCAACCAGTGAACCTATCGCTGTGGTGGCCAATGGGAAACACCTGGAGAATGGAAATGGACACCACCACACCAACGGCAAAATCCTCCTGGGCAAAGTAAAGGAAATCTGA